A DNA window from Scylla paramamosain isolate STU-SP2022 chromosome 10, ASM3559412v1, whole genome shotgun sequence contains the following coding sequences:
- the LOC135104057 gene encoding protein smoothened-like isoform X2: protein MESPTVAVLLTLLCGLAVVCGEDEPDAVPAIPHSSSPPPTSTPTPPPITTPVLEENTRIVSLHSSPDDLHLLNAVSQVDQCHKRAECVPLEETTCLGVTLPYTHTSLALSGFPNQRMAREQLEVWSALRNIPRCWAVVQPLLCAVFFPQCNNSSVELPSQEMCVITRGPCRVVEKEKRWPEFLKCHEEYPHKCKNTVRELKFNTTGQCTPPLVATEEDSSWYEGVKGCGVQCANPIFTDEEHKDLHSFVATLGGVCLACSIFTVLTYLIDWRAANKYPVLIIFYINGCFLVASIGFMVQFHPGVRQDLTCRSDGTLREGEPSSGGNISCVVVFVCLYYFMMAGGLWIIILAYSLHTSFKSYAGLCGDELERRAAYFHLVSWSLPLVLTITIMALAQVEADSVAGICFLSSALPIRIVFLLLPIIIVVIVGGFFLVRGMIKLIHLKMECFNIISDSANNKIVETIIRLAIITVTLTTFTGITVYCHIYQYRNQAHWDKALRNYIMCVTNMTASAEIRHGTSVCTISDRPSINIYKLHLLAFFGAGIIMSSWCWTPNTIQAWKRFLRRVAGVSSEEPLRLARHRVIAQAFAKRHDFNTAGRLSISLHSMHDDPLGLNFDMNSATSGDISSAWATAIPHLMTRRGALVGPAALALRRNSVDSEYSISRRFSIESGHNNRSSRRHSLDSQMSFHVSDAERLAALHTAARFGRRKRRDWFSLRRGRRVNAWDRRGSNTSDDSNLGSMILPAITMNTQDTLFTNMMKRLNLSSDEPLRSERTTPSAPPAQSLNMNVPLPGQTTLDSEDEVGNENHAFGNDSVSHTVLNNVLKSADIKRKEENYSRSSATLEKGLLSSIHMHSNGKRDAVDVSVQTSSASVGVQTSLPNGIVHPVMVDKCCQVSTPLLVRANEVAQLNSSGDDNSIPVMNLRGQENIKKVSETSFSNRRRTHNTDRPGTPVTKLVSKKMNRGKEKMIGNNRNINLNHGSYKHASNFKANSSKNKMNRGEANDVMTVLDIADESP from the exons ATGGAGTCGCCCACAGTGGCAGTCCTCCTGACGCTGCTTTGTGGTCTGGCTGTTGTGTGTGGTGAAGATGAACCTGATGCTGTCCCTGCCATCCCACACTCCTCCAGCCCTCCACCAACCAGCACACCAACACCCccacccatcaccacaccaGTCCTGGAGGAAAACACTCGCATtgtttcccttcactcctctcctgaTGACCTTCACCTGCTAAATGCCGTCAGTCAG GTTGATCAGTGTCACAAGAGGGCTGAATGTGTTCCGCTAGAGGAGACTACCTGCCTGGGAGTGACTCTGCCCTATACACACACTTCCCTGGCACTCTCAGGATTTCCTAACCAGAGAATGGCCAGG GAGCAGCTGGAGGTGTGGTCTGCTCTCCGCAACATTCCTCGCTGCTGGGCTGTGGTTCAGCCTCTGCTGTGTGCAGTCTTTTTCCCACAGTGCAACAACAGTTCAGTTGAATTGCCATCACAG GAGATGTGTGTCATCACTCGTGGTCCGTGCCGTGTggttgagaaagaaaaaagatggccTGAGTTTCTCAAGTGCCATGAAGAATATCCACACAAATGCAAG AACACTGTTAGGGAATTGAAGTTTAACACAACGGGGCAGTGCACTCCCCCTCTCGTGGCCACAGAAGAGGACTCCTCGTGgtatgagggagtgaaggggtgTGGAGTACAGTGTGCCAATCCAATCTTCACTGATGAGGAACACAAAGATTTGCACAGCTTTGTAGCCACTCTTGGCGGAGTCTGCCTGGCCTGCTCAATCTTCACAGTG CTAACATATCTGATTGACTGGCGTGCAGCAAACAAGTATCCAGTGCTCATTATCTTCTACATCAATGGCTGCTTCTTGGTAGCCAGCATTGGGTTCATGGTTCAATTTCATCCGGGGGTTCGTCAGGACCTCACCTGCCGCTCAGATGGCACTCTGCGGGAAGGTGAACCAAG TTCCGGTGGAAACATCTcctgtgtggtggtgtttgtgtgccTGTACTACTTCATGATGGCAGGCGGCTTGTGGATCATCATCTTGGCATACTCCCTCCACACCAGCTTCAAGTCATATG CTGGACTGTGTGGGGATGAGCTGGAGCGGCGGGCAGCATACTTCCACCTGGTGTCGTGGTCGCTGCCGCTGGtgctcaccatcaccatcatggCACTGGCCCAGGTGGAGGCTGACTCTGTGGCAGGGATTTGTTTCTTGTCGTCAGCTCTTCCCATCAGAATAGTGTTCCTACTGTTgccaattattattgttgttatagttgGAGGATTTTTCCTTGTCAGGG GCATGATAAAACTGATACACCTCAAGATGGAGTGTTTCAACATCATCAGTGACAGCGCCAACAACAAGATTGTGGAGACCATCATCAGACTGGCCATCATCACTGTCACCCTCACCACCTTCACCGGCATCACTGTGTACTGCCACATCTACCAGTACAGGAACCAGGCACACTGGGACAAGGCTCTACGGAACTACATCAT GTGTGTGACCAACATGACAGCCTCAGCGGAGATAAGACACGGCACCTCGGTCTGCACCATCTCAGACCGGCCCAGCATCAACATCTACAAGCTGCACCTGCTGGCTTTCTTTGGTGCTGGCATCATCATGTCCTCGTGGTGCTGGACTCCTAACACCATCCAGGCATGGAAGCGCTTTCTTAGGAG AGTTGCAGGTGTCTCAAGTGAGGAGCCTCTGCGCCTTGCCCGACACAGAGTCATAGCTCAGGCCTTTGCCAAGCGCCATGACTTCAACACTGCTGGTCGACTCTCCATAAGTCTGCACTCAATGCATGATGATCCTCTTG GGCTAAACTTTGACATGAACAGTGCAACTTCTGGTGACATATCCTCTGCCTGGGCGACGGCCATCCCCCACCTCATGACGCGTCGAGGGGCGCTGGTAGGACCTGCTGCCCTGGCACTGAGGAGGAACTCAGTGGACTCGGAGTACAGTATTAGCAGGAG ATTCTCCATTGAGTCGGGACACAACAACCGGAGTTCCAGGAGACATTCCTTGGACTCACAGATGTCCTTCCATGTGTCTGATGCAGAGAGGCTGGCAGCGCTGCACACGGCCGCCAGGTTTGGTCGCCGCAAGAGGCGGGACTGGTTTAGTCTGAGACGTGGTCGTCGTGTTAATGCTTGGGACAGGAGAGGCTCAAATACGTCTGACGACAGCAATCTTGGCTCCATG ATTTTGCCAGCAATAACAATGAATACTCAAGACACTCTGTTTACAAACATGATGAAGCGCCTCAATCTGAGCTCTGACGAGCCACTGCGTTCTGAGAGAACCACCCCCTCGGCCCCGCCAGCCCAGTCGCTGAACATGAATGTCCCTCTCCCGGGACAGACAACACTAGACTCTGAAGATGAAGTAGGGAATGAGAACCATGCATTTGGGAATGACTCTGTCAGTCACACAGTCCTGAACAATGTTTTGAAGAGTGCTGacatcaaaagaaaagaagaaaactactCTAGATCATCTGCAACACTTGAAAAAGGTTTGTTGTCATCCATCCACATGCACAGCAATGGTAAGCGGGATGCTGTTGACGTCAGTGTTCAGACTTCCAGTGCAAGTGTTGGTGTGCAGACTTCTTTGCCTAATGGTATTGTACATCCTGTGATGGTGGATAAGTGTTGCCAGGTCTCTACACCATTGTTAGTGAGAGCCAATGAGGTGGCCCAGCTGAACTCCTCGGGTGATGACAACAGTATTCCAGTGATGAACTTGAGAGGTCAAGAGAACATAAAGAAAGTAAGTGAAACAAGTTTTTCTAACCGAAGAAGAACGCATAATACAGATCGGCCAGGAACGCCAGTGACTAAATTAGTGTCAAAGAAAATGAATCgtggtaaagaaaaaatgattGGAAACAACAGAAACATCAACCTGAATCATGGATCTTATAAACATGCAAGTAATTTCAAGGCAAATAGTTCTAAGAATAAGATGAATAGAGGGGAGGCTAATGATGTAATGACAGTGCTGGACATTGCTGATGAGAGTCCCTGA
- the LOC135104057 gene encoding protein smoothened-like isoform X1: MESPTVAVLLTLLCGLAVVCGEDEPDAVPAIPHSSSPPPTSTPTPPPITTPVLEENTRIVSLHSSPDDLHLLNAVSQVDQCHKRAECVPLEETTCLGVTLPYTHTSLALSGFPNQRMAREQLEVWSALRNIPRCWAVVQPLLCAVFFPQCNNSSVELPSQEMCVITRGPCRVVEKEKRWPEFLKCHEEYPHKCKNTVRELKFNTTGQCTPPLVATEEDSSWYEGVKGCGVQCANPIFTDEEHKDLHSFVATLGGVCLACSIFTVLTYLIDWRAANKYPVLIIFYINGCFLVASIGFMVQFHPGVRQDLTCRSDGTLREGEPSSGGNISCVVVFVCLYYFMMAGGLWIIILAYSLHTSFKSYAAGLCGDELERRAAYFHLVSWSLPLVLTITIMALAQVEADSVAGICFLSSALPIRIVFLLLPIIIVVIVGGFFLVRGMIKLIHLKMECFNIISDSANNKIVETIIRLAIITVTLTTFTGITVYCHIYQYRNQAHWDKALRNYIMCVTNMTASAEIRHGTSVCTISDRPSINIYKLHLLAFFGAGIIMSSWCWTPNTIQAWKRFLRRVAGVSSEEPLRLARHRVIAQAFAKRHDFNTAGRLSISLHSMHDDPLGLNFDMNSATSGDISSAWATAIPHLMTRRGALVGPAALALRRNSVDSEYSISRRFSIESGHNNRSSRRHSLDSQMSFHVSDAERLAALHTAARFGRRKRRDWFSLRRGRRVNAWDRRGSNTSDDSNLGSMILPAITMNTQDTLFTNMMKRLNLSSDEPLRSERTTPSAPPAQSLNMNVPLPGQTTLDSEDEVGNENHAFGNDSVSHTVLNNVLKSADIKRKEENYSRSSATLEKGLLSSIHMHSNGKRDAVDVSVQTSSASVGVQTSLPNGIVHPVMVDKCCQVSTPLLVRANEVAQLNSSGDDNSIPVMNLRGQENIKKVSETSFSNRRRTHNTDRPGTPVTKLVSKKMNRGKEKMIGNNRNINLNHGSYKHASNFKANSSKNKMNRGEANDVMTVLDIADESP, encoded by the exons ATGGAGTCGCCCACAGTGGCAGTCCTCCTGACGCTGCTTTGTGGTCTGGCTGTTGTGTGTGGTGAAGATGAACCTGATGCTGTCCCTGCCATCCCACACTCCTCCAGCCCTCCACCAACCAGCACACCAACACCCccacccatcaccacaccaGTCCTGGAGGAAAACACTCGCATtgtttcccttcactcctctcctgaTGACCTTCACCTGCTAAATGCCGTCAGTCAG GTTGATCAGTGTCACAAGAGGGCTGAATGTGTTCCGCTAGAGGAGACTACCTGCCTGGGAGTGACTCTGCCCTATACACACACTTCCCTGGCACTCTCAGGATTTCCTAACCAGAGAATGGCCAGG GAGCAGCTGGAGGTGTGGTCTGCTCTCCGCAACATTCCTCGCTGCTGGGCTGTGGTTCAGCCTCTGCTGTGTGCAGTCTTTTTCCCACAGTGCAACAACAGTTCAGTTGAATTGCCATCACAG GAGATGTGTGTCATCACTCGTGGTCCGTGCCGTGTggttgagaaagaaaaaagatggccTGAGTTTCTCAAGTGCCATGAAGAATATCCACACAAATGCAAG AACACTGTTAGGGAATTGAAGTTTAACACAACGGGGCAGTGCACTCCCCCTCTCGTGGCCACAGAAGAGGACTCCTCGTGgtatgagggagtgaaggggtgTGGAGTACAGTGTGCCAATCCAATCTTCACTGATGAGGAACACAAAGATTTGCACAGCTTTGTAGCCACTCTTGGCGGAGTCTGCCTGGCCTGCTCAATCTTCACAGTG CTAACATATCTGATTGACTGGCGTGCAGCAAACAAGTATCCAGTGCTCATTATCTTCTACATCAATGGCTGCTTCTTGGTAGCCAGCATTGGGTTCATGGTTCAATTTCATCCGGGGGTTCGTCAGGACCTCACCTGCCGCTCAGATGGCACTCTGCGGGAAGGTGAACCAAG TTCCGGTGGAAACATCTcctgtgtggtggtgtttgtgtgccTGTACTACTTCATGATGGCAGGCGGCTTGTGGATCATCATCTTGGCATACTCCCTCCACACCAGCTTCAAGTCATATG CAGCTGGACTGTGTGGGGATGAGCTGGAGCGGCGGGCAGCATACTTCCACCTGGTGTCGTGGTCGCTGCCGCTGGtgctcaccatcaccatcatggCACTGGCCCAGGTGGAGGCTGACTCTGTGGCAGGGATTTGTTTCTTGTCGTCAGCTCTTCCCATCAGAATAGTGTTCCTACTGTTgccaattattattgttgttatagttgGAGGATTTTTCCTTGTCAGGG GCATGATAAAACTGATACACCTCAAGATGGAGTGTTTCAACATCATCAGTGACAGCGCCAACAACAAGATTGTGGAGACCATCATCAGACTGGCCATCATCACTGTCACCCTCACCACCTTCACCGGCATCACTGTGTACTGCCACATCTACCAGTACAGGAACCAGGCACACTGGGACAAGGCTCTACGGAACTACATCAT GTGTGTGACCAACATGACAGCCTCAGCGGAGATAAGACACGGCACCTCGGTCTGCACCATCTCAGACCGGCCCAGCATCAACATCTACAAGCTGCACCTGCTGGCTTTCTTTGGTGCTGGCATCATCATGTCCTCGTGGTGCTGGACTCCTAACACCATCCAGGCATGGAAGCGCTTTCTTAGGAG AGTTGCAGGTGTCTCAAGTGAGGAGCCTCTGCGCCTTGCCCGACACAGAGTCATAGCTCAGGCCTTTGCCAAGCGCCATGACTTCAACACTGCTGGTCGACTCTCCATAAGTCTGCACTCAATGCATGATGATCCTCTTG GGCTAAACTTTGACATGAACAGTGCAACTTCTGGTGACATATCCTCTGCCTGGGCGACGGCCATCCCCCACCTCATGACGCGTCGAGGGGCGCTGGTAGGACCTGCTGCCCTGGCACTGAGGAGGAACTCAGTGGACTCGGAGTACAGTATTAGCAGGAG ATTCTCCATTGAGTCGGGACACAACAACCGGAGTTCCAGGAGACATTCCTTGGACTCACAGATGTCCTTCCATGTGTCTGATGCAGAGAGGCTGGCAGCGCTGCACACGGCCGCCAGGTTTGGTCGCCGCAAGAGGCGGGACTGGTTTAGTCTGAGACGTGGTCGTCGTGTTAATGCTTGGGACAGGAGAGGCTCAAATACGTCTGACGACAGCAATCTTGGCTCCATG ATTTTGCCAGCAATAACAATGAATACTCAAGACACTCTGTTTACAAACATGATGAAGCGCCTCAATCTGAGCTCTGACGAGCCACTGCGTTCTGAGAGAACCACCCCCTCGGCCCCGCCAGCCCAGTCGCTGAACATGAATGTCCCTCTCCCGGGACAGACAACACTAGACTCTGAAGATGAAGTAGGGAATGAGAACCATGCATTTGGGAATGACTCTGTCAGTCACACAGTCCTGAACAATGTTTTGAAGAGTGCTGacatcaaaagaaaagaagaaaactactCTAGATCATCTGCAACACTTGAAAAAGGTTTGTTGTCATCCATCCACATGCACAGCAATGGTAAGCGGGATGCTGTTGACGTCAGTGTTCAGACTTCCAGTGCAAGTGTTGGTGTGCAGACTTCTTTGCCTAATGGTATTGTACATCCTGTGATGGTGGATAAGTGTTGCCAGGTCTCTACACCATTGTTAGTGAGAGCCAATGAGGTGGCCCAGCTGAACTCCTCGGGTGATGACAACAGTATTCCAGTGATGAACTTGAGAGGTCAAGAGAACATAAAGAAAGTAAGTGAAACAAGTTTTTCTAACCGAAGAAGAACGCATAATACAGATCGGCCAGGAACGCCAGTGACTAAATTAGTGTCAAAGAAAATGAATCgtggtaaagaaaaaatgattGGAAACAACAGAAACATCAACCTGAATCATGGATCTTATAAACATGCAAGTAATTTCAAGGCAAATAGTTCTAAGAATAAGATGAATAGAGGGGAGGCTAATGATGTAATGACAGTGCTGGACATTGCTGATGAGAGTCCCTGA
- the LOC135104060 gene encoding surfeit locus protein 6 homolog isoform X2 produces MNDIIATNHVGKKFKKNKKKVKKNAVNKEVKSNATKEVEVEDLAESVDSGCIPDSSSDIVADLTNTAQIEAAVLKENIFISNLLRWLPLPLQSKEPDPESEIKEGKERKNENKRKQEESEPTSKRQKVDVDPAESTADLDQLQEKYSRILGELRKNRNKKWDHPTKKKEAKLAKKLKVLEKRRDKRIKRKVKLPERTEVKLNKKDKNKNLHQGQNNPKNVKPQKRIYNQKGELVFSKFDFSNSSSLSGDIDTNMKSKDLKQILSQALKEKEKMKHLEKKGDKEAAVSIADQKAWSAALQKAEGKKVKSDIDLLKRSIKKRETRKKISQKKWEQRKEAIQKHKTEKQNLRKKNLAARKEAKVEKKIKKMKKKGHIVPGF; encoded by the exons atgaatgacatCATTGCAACAAACCATGTGGGAAAGAAatttaagaagaataaaaagaaagtcaaGAAAAATGCTGTTAATAAAGAGGTGAAGAGTAATGCAAccaaggaggtggaggtggaagactTAGCCGAGAGTGTTGACAGCGGCTGCATCCCAGACAGCTCCTCTGACATTGTGGCCGACCTCACCAACACAGCACAG ATTGAAGCTGCCGTGTTGAAAGAAAACATATTCATATCCAATTTGTTAAGGTGGCTGCCACTTCCTCTCCAGAGCAAAGAACCAGACCCTGAGTCAGAGATAAAGG aaggcaaggaaaggaaaaatgaaaataagaggaaacaagaggaatcCGAGCCTACCAGTAAGAGACAAAAAG TTGATGTTGACCCTGCAGAGAGTACTGCAGATCTAGACCAGCTCCAGGAAAAGTATAGCAGAATTCTTGGTGAATTAAGAA AGAATAGAAACAAGAAGTGGGACCATCCAACTAAGAAGAAGGAAGCTAAACTGGccaaaaaattaaaagtgcttgagaagaggagagacaagagaataaaaaggaaagtaaaattaCCTGAAAGGACTGAGGTCAAACTgaacaagaaagacaagaataagaattTACACCAAGGCCAAAACAATCCCAAAA ATGTCAAGCCCCAGAAACGCATCTACAACCAGAAGGGGGAGCTGGTGTTCAGCAAGTTTGATTTCTCCAACAGCAGCAGTCTCTCAGGAGATATTGACACCAACATGAAATCAAAGGACCTCAAACAGATCCTATCCCAGgctttgaaggagaaagaaaag ATGAAGCATCTAGAAAAGAAGGGGGATAAGGAAGCAGCAGTTAGCATTGCTGACCAGAAAGCGTGGTCTGCTGCACTACAGAAGGctgaagggaagaag gtTAAGAGTGACATTGACTTGTTAAAGAGATCCATCAAGAAGCGAGAGACACGCAAGAAAATCAGTCAGAAGAAATGGGAGCAGCGTAAAGAAGCCATTCAGAAGCACAAGACTGAAAAGCAGAACTTGAGGAAAAAGAACCTTGCTGCTCGTAAAGAAgcaaaagtagagaaaaaaattaagaaaatgaaaaagaaagggcaTATAGTTCCTGGGTTTTAA
- the LOC135104060 gene encoding surfeit locus protein 6 homolog isoform X1, giving the protein MNDIIATNHVGKKFKKNKKKVKKNAVNKEVKSNATKEVEVEDLAESVDSGCIPDSSSDIVADLTNTAQIEAAVLKENIFISNLLRWLPLPLQSKEPDPESEIKAEGKERKNENKRKQEESEPTSKRQKVDVDPAESTADLDQLQEKYSRILGELRKNRNKKWDHPTKKKEAKLAKKLKVLEKRRDKRIKRKVKLPERTEVKLNKKDKNKNLHQGQNNPKNVKPQKRIYNQKGELVFSKFDFSNSSSLSGDIDTNMKSKDLKQILSQALKEKEKMKHLEKKGDKEAAVSIADQKAWSAALQKAEGKKVKSDIDLLKRSIKKRETRKKISQKKWEQRKEAIQKHKTEKQNLRKKNLAARKEAKVEKKIKKMKKKGHIVPGF; this is encoded by the exons atgaatgacatCATTGCAACAAACCATGTGGGAAAGAAatttaagaagaataaaaagaaagtcaaGAAAAATGCTGTTAATAAAGAGGTGAAGAGTAATGCAAccaaggaggtggaggtggaagactTAGCCGAGAGTGTTGACAGCGGCTGCATCCCAGACAGCTCCTCTGACATTGTGGCCGACCTCACCAACACAGCACAG ATTGAAGCTGCCGTGTTGAAAGAAAACATATTCATATCCAATTTGTTAAGGTGGCTGCCACTTCCTCTCCAGAGCAAAGAACCAGACCCTGAGTCAGAGATAAAGG cagaaggcaaggaaaggaaaaatgaaaataagaggaaacaagaggaatcCGAGCCTACCAGTAAGAGACAAAAAG TTGATGTTGACCCTGCAGAGAGTACTGCAGATCTAGACCAGCTCCAGGAAAAGTATAGCAGAATTCTTGGTGAATTAAGAA AGAATAGAAACAAGAAGTGGGACCATCCAACTAAGAAGAAGGAAGCTAAACTGGccaaaaaattaaaagtgcttgagaagaggagagacaagagaataaaaaggaaagtaaaattaCCTGAAAGGACTGAGGTCAAACTgaacaagaaagacaagaataagaattTACACCAAGGCCAAAACAATCCCAAAA ATGTCAAGCCCCAGAAACGCATCTACAACCAGAAGGGGGAGCTGGTGTTCAGCAAGTTTGATTTCTCCAACAGCAGCAGTCTCTCAGGAGATATTGACACCAACATGAAATCAAAGGACCTCAAACAGATCCTATCCCAGgctttgaaggagaaagaaaag ATGAAGCATCTAGAAAAGAAGGGGGATAAGGAAGCAGCAGTTAGCATTGCTGACCAGAAAGCGTGGTCTGCTGCACTACAGAAGGctgaagggaagaag gtTAAGAGTGACATTGACTTGTTAAAGAGATCCATCAAGAAGCGAGAGACACGCAAGAAAATCAGTCAGAAGAAATGGGAGCAGCGTAAAGAAGCCATTCAGAAGCACAAGACTGAAAAGCAGAACTTGAGGAAAAAGAACCTTGCTGCTCGTAAAGAAgcaaaagtagagaaaaaaattaagaaaatgaaaaagaaagggcaTATAGTTCCTGGGTTTTAA